The genomic segment ATTAAAGAACCGGGGCTTAGTTATTCAAACGATGCTTATATATTCAATTCAATGGAATGTATACTGAAAACTACTACATTTTTTTATTCGGCGAAAATTAAGGTATTTCGCGTTTTACCTGTCCAATTCAAGCAAAATGTTGTACTAATTTTCCTTTGAAGGCTatttttatggaaaaaaaaaatcaccaagtTACAGGCGTGGGGGAGGGGCCTGGAGCTGTCTGTGTAGGACACAGGTACACCCTAGGCGTGACGCCAGTACATAACAGGGTATATacattatgggcaatttagacacTAATTTGCCTAAATACATGTCTTAGTACTGTGGAAGGAATGCAGACTCAGAACGGAGGTGGGAATCCTGCCAGCCCGTGGTGGTGTGACACAAGAGTGATACACACTGAGTCAACAGtgtcactattattattattatttatgtgaaTACACATAGTTTTGCTACTGCAAACACTTTCTTCATAAGATAACTCTGGGCCCATAGCAGAAATAAGTTTTGTGGGGGGTCCAGCATCCCTGTCAGTAGATTCTGTGTGAACTCCCcctcacacatagacacactcaGTAGGTTCCACTTATTGGGGAAGGAGAGCTACTATCAGTGGATTTCACTAGTGAAGAAGCAAATTTCTTGGGGGGGTTAAACCTGGCTACATGCCTAATTAGTAATAAAAAATCCCTCAGGGAGTCAAACGCACAAACACATTACTTCACTACGTGTCTACATGCTTGGTGACTCAGAAAATATTtcacagatgtttttttttcacatttggCAGAGGTGTGATGAAGTGGAATTGATAAGATTTTGAGACAGATGGCATCAAAACTGAAGCATTACCACATGGTGATAGCAAAAAAAAGTAAGTTTTGTCACTTGATATTTTTAGAGCAATAACTGAAGAAGTATTTGAAGGATCTTTTTTAGCTTTCTAGACACATTGTACAACTGAGGAACTGGGATTGAGCACATTTTGAGACAACTCTTCCGAAAATTGCAGCAATGCCACTTAGTGCAAGCAAAGGGAGACAGTAACTCTAAAAGTATTTGaaggatctttttcaaactgaaCCCAGGCACATTGTATGGGTGACAAACTGAAAGTGGTTAAATTCTGAGACTCAAACTTGAGGCTCAAACCTGAAGCAGCACTACAGAGTTATGTCAAAAACACATGATCCTGTTAccatgataactcaaaaagtatttatcTTTTTCAAATATTGCAGACACATTGTAAGAGTAAAGATCTGAACCTGATCAgattttgagacaaattgcaCTAACCTGTCATGGTTAATCCTTTTAAGCCTAATCAGGAGTCagaagtcatccatccatccatttcccaaaccgcttatcctactgggttgcggggggcccggagcctatcccggaagcaatgggcacgaggcagggggcaacccaggatgggggggggccagcccatcgcagggcacactcacacacgcattcctacgggcaatttagcaactccaattagcctcagcatgtttttggactgtggggggaaaccggagtacgcggaggaaaccccacgacgacatggggagaacatgcaaactccacacacatgtgacccagactgagactcgaacccaggtcccagaggtgtgaagcaacagtgctatccactgtaccaccatgcctccctgaGTCAGAAGTCACTTGTGTAGAATTCAATCAGTCTTTTATTGAAACCACATACAATTCTTCAAAGGCTGGACACCCTGTATCCTATTGTGTCCTATACTGGATTGCACTGATTTTTATACACTTTTCATATCTCTTGTCAAGATATTTGTCACGGGGGGTGTCCCAAGCATCATCTTTCTGGACCAACTGCTATCACTGTGCCTCCCCTTCTGGGGCTCAGGTTATTCTCTCCCCTATGTGTCTTTACTGTTATTCCTTGTCTTTTTGGGGTCCAATTACTTCCCCACCTCTATACGTTTCAGGCTGTCAGTCATTTCTTTGGTCGAACCTTCTAGAAAACAAAGCATACTGGCCTCCACAGAACTACCGTGAGAACCCAGGTGTTTCTTCAGTAATGAACAGTAGCAGTCTGGCCAATTGCTTAGCTACAGAGCCAATTATATTGTTGGGTCTTCAACACAGCAAGAAGCTGCTGAGCTGAATAAGGTACATATTCATACAGCTGGGGATAACAAGATACAGATACAGAAACTCTGAGGCTAACATTAGGTACAGAAACACATTTTGGTTCCATCTTTCTAGTTTTATCCTAAGGATTACATTTACTGTTATATAGTGTTATGTAATATTTCATAAAACCTCAGAGTGATAGCAAACAGGAGGACAGCCTCAGACAATCTTGTCAGCAAATCTTCTGACCTTTTCCAGACTTTGTCAACACATTGTATGGATTGTAACCTGTTCAAATGTTCAGATAAATTGCCCTAAAATTGAAGCCATGGTACTTGGTTACAGCAAAGACAATGGTGTCTTAGGTAAGAAGCTGATCCATGTATACAGGGTAGCCTTATTTGATCTTTGATGGATTTGATTAccacttcacaaaaacattatatggatgaaaatctaCACCTGATAGTCCAGAGCCCCAAAATGTATACTGCAGCAATtggggggggagcagagggTGAAATTTGAGGCTGTGGCAGCCATCTTGTGTATGCAGCCATCTGTAATCTAAACATATTCTGTGGATCTTCTAAGGAACATTGTACACGTTTTCTCAAACTGTGGTGTGCGGGATGATTTTCTAAAATTTGCCTACGAGGTAAATTTTATCGGTGTCAGTCCAGTAACCGGTCGGTGAAATTTATGATGGGGTAATTTCGGATTAAATTAAACAGGGCTGTGTAGACAGTGGGTTTTTCTAAATATGCATGCTTAACCATTCTCATTTTACATAATCTTCTATTgccaaagaccagttccaatactaagaacagaagTATAGCGGACAGTAGAAATCCCCAAATGTTGTTCTTGCTCCGcgccaaatatcaaggatgcatcgGTTGCATTCTTACCAAACGAGAACAATCTCATAAGTCATTGCATCCCAAATTTGTTCTTAGGAGGCAAGATAGCAAAACcactcttgccaagaccacaagaacgatctttgtgttcttggtattgagaaacatccAGTGTGTAGCATAGGCTTGAGTCATATTACGGTAATAGGCCTATTTTCGTTTTACTGCTGTGGCTTCGTTCTGTGAAATTTATCATGGGCAATAAAACTTAGCCATAATCCTAGTTAATGGTGGCGCAAAAAAGAACAGGCACAATTCTGGTGTATCTAATAGTAATTACTGTAACAAAAgtagaaaaaaacatgaatacagtggaaaccacatATAGTGATCATGTCTGTCTGAgtgaaattgatcactataagcggatAATCATTATAAccatttgttttcctttatgACTCCAGATTTCCATCTAAATGACATTTGTGTATTACGTGAATCATAGTTATATTTCTGAATTTTATTGATTCTTTCAAaacacagtacagctgtttaaaAGGCTTTTTCAAATTTCAGTACTGTACAAACTGTGTAACTCAAATAcgctaaaatacagataatacatgactaaatataataataataatagatacatTATCCTCTTTGGAAAATTCAGATATCCTGTAGCTTTCAAAGAGTAAGATAAATGTTAACTACATTAATAAGAGGTAATGCACaataaaactaaaaacaaattaataaatgcatccatccatacagACATACTGGACtggtaaaaattattattatttacataaaaATATTGCATAAGAACTGCTGGTGGTGTCACCTTAGCTTAGTCGAGCTATTAAAGAGCCCGGTGACCGTGGGGACGAGTGACCCTCTGAACCTTCCCGTCCTGCAGCGCAGCGTGATCGGCCTCCAGCTGCcgctgcttctctgcagaggacGTTTGCGGTTGTTCAGGATGGCCTGCACTTTCGCCTGTGTGCACCTCCTCACCAccttccccatagtgtccaaaCTGCGGGTGACCAAAGCTGAGCTTTCGGAGGCTGGCTGTTTATTTTCAAAAGGTTGAAGCCTGATTATGTgactgtttttttccattttaattaGGCCGGAACAGGTAGATCTACATTCACAAGGCTTGAAGATGACCAATATTTCAGTAAAAGTAAGATATTAATAAATATGCAGTTTCGATAAaagtaatttaacaaagtgcagcAGTAAGTAGtgcctccccgcccccccaactGAGTCTTTGAATTGAATATTCGATTAATTTAAAGGAACCGTTTGGTAGAATCGATTCTGGAATTGAAACCGATCTTCCCATCACTAGTAAACAGAATCGCTGCCAGGTTTCACTACCAGCAAACTATCAATAAAGACGGAGCTTCTGTTTTTAAAGTGGCATCACTTATTTCTAAATATCACCCCACAAGCTTGCTTCAATGTTTCCCCCAAAGATGCTAATATaacttttttgtgtgtttgatAGTGTTTAGTTTTCACTAGTCTGGGATCTGGAATATCAAACTATACAGATTTTATGTTGACTACATCCCACTTTGCCTGGTGCACGCTTACTTGGAAGGTGTATATAGTGTACAGTTAACAATCAAGGTATCGATTTGCCTACATTTTATCTCAGAAGAAAATCACAGTACATAGTAAATACTTAGTTGTACTGCTGGTGTGTCTGTTGCAATTCTTCAATCTTGACGTTATTATCCATATTTGGGGGCCTCAGGCAGCACAAGGCTGCACAAAAATGAAGTTCATATTTGATGGGAAGAAAAGTGTACAGAGATGTTATCTATGGGCTGTTTAAAAGGCCTTTATGCACCTTTATGTAAACAATATAAATCTTTATAGCCTTTAATGTCACATAATTTATCTATTCATTTGTAGCCTAGAATTCTGACTTTGTTTTTAGTATGAAAGCACAGTGCAATGTGGTTTAAAAAGAACTGTTGGACTGGTCTCGTTAATGGGCAGGGATGTAGCTAGAAATTCAAGACTCCTGACATGATGTATTTTACTgtttgtgggtgggggtggggcagtAATCGACGGTGCCTTTTGGCTCTCCTATACGGTGCTGAGCCCCTGAATCTTCCAGCAGCTCCCTTGTTCCTCCTTTGTCCCTGGTAACGGGCAAATGATCTTCAGGAAATAGTCACCCATCTGATGGGAATAACATTGTTTTTTCATCCTTGCTCTCATACTTGCAGTAGAAATATATTTTAGGCTTTACAAACTGCTCTTCTCGATCTCGATTGTGAAATGGCACGGTACGTAGACTAACCCAGAACTGTGGTACTTGCAGTGGAGCACAGTGTCTAGTGTTTATGATTGTAGCGTTTACTTTATGGCAATCTGGCCGAGCACATCGGCGACACCCACTTCCCTTGGGTGATTGTGGCTGggcagggtctgtctgtgggaaaCCTCAGCCCAGCACAGCATGGGATCCTGCAGGCTGGCAGTCTTGGTATGCGGAGAAAAATATCAACGGGGATCAGCAGCAGGCACCTTTACTTTTGTTAATTGTAAGAGTAAGAACCTTTTTGTTCTTCAGATCCTGTAAATTTGTTGTGTATAGTAGTTCAGCTTTGCCTTTTATCAAGTCGCATTGGATAGTAATGTAGTCAGTAATACCAATCGAATTACCCATAAACACGCCACTTATTAATCTGTTTATTGTACCTGGAGCGAACCTGTTAATCACGCTCCAACCCATAAGTAAGGCTACATACAAGAAAAATACTAGGTTATGGTGGGTATGTCTTTACTGCAGACAAAATCAAGACGGTTACACACTCCTTCCAGCTCATTGCTCAATGATTCCGGTCCCTCTGTGTAAGTGATTAATATTAAGGTGGGATTGGGCATCAAGTTACTTTATGTTTTCTATACACATTGAAAATATATCCCACAAGACACCCCAAATTGCCATTACGATcaagaaatcatgcaaaccTGTGCAAAACAGGATATTTCAAACCCAAATCAAGATGAAAATAGTTATTAAATGTGAAATCCGTGGTTTATTTACCGTCTACTTAATTAGCATTGTGCTTAAAGCCACGATGCAAAATGAATTTTACGACTTTTCAATATATTCGCCGTTACTCCATAATAGCAATATGCAGCATTAAGGCCTAGACAATCAGTGAGTAGCTGATGAGGTCTGATCCATATTTAGAAGCAATGCTTAGGACAAAAACGAAAACCAGAAACGCGAACAGAATCAAGAGCGACCGAACTAGAGAGAGCAACATTTTAATGAAGTAAATGAAAaatcatgaaataaaatgacaCAGAGACAAAATGAAGTCAAATTAAGTAAAAGATGACATCCTAAATGGAAAAGGCTGCAATCGAGCTGTCGGGTGACCTGTTGGATGACCTGTCGGGTGACCTGTCGGGTGACCTGTTGGATGACCTGTCGGACACTGGAAGCTTTCAAAATATCGTCATGAGTGAACGTGTGAACATGTTTCAGACGCTATGGTCGCAGCATAGGCATACGATCATTTTTATTACATGTTTATCAAGTATCATCAGAAGTAAAGCCGTCTCTCACTCACACCTCTGCTTTTGTGTTCTGTGGCAACGACAAACATTCGTAACAGGGATTTATAAAAAGATAGCGATGCAGTTCATCACTATCATCAATTGGCGGACATTTCTTTATCAAGTTTTAAAGCAGACAGTAGTTGTTAATGCCCATTAAGATGCACGATATTGTCCTTTTATGTATTACCTCTATGTTAACAGCATCGTAAGGCAGTGGTTTATACCCTTTATATATACTATTTTACTTAAGTTTCTTTgtcatatttattattaaataaaaatgtacaatGTAAAAATGGAGGGGGAGTTATATTTGGGAAATATAAATGATGTAACTGAGGAAGCCAAATTTGTTTGGGGAAAAAGTCACTAAAGCATCGATAAGCATCTGACCGATACAGTTGGCAATGAAGCAGAACAGAAAATAAGCGAGAGGTTGAATTAAGATGCTATAGCGAGGTTCGGAGTCGCTGGGAAGGAGGGGGGGATTCGGGGGCGGGGTCATCCTCACTCCAGCTTCAGGAGTTCCACGTCGAATATGAGCGTGGCGTTGGGAGGGATCACCCCCGGGTGACCCGTGGCCCCGTAGGCCATGTCAGGCGTGCAGGTTATCTTCGCTCTTTGGCCCAGACTCATCTGTTGAGGAGGAGGGCAGAGTGAGGGAGCTGGAGTGACAGCTGAGATCACACAACTGAAGGCGCTGTGGCACCAACACCAGGAAATCACTCATATTCTCATAAGGAAAGTTTCTAAATGACATACATTTAATCCAGTTCTTTTAAAATGAGCCTCTTAGGAGATAAAATGGATGAACTGACAGTTTTGCCTGATCTGAAAAGCATTGCCTTTGCTGATATTTGTCCAGCTCAAATCCTTTTCCTGTTACCTGCTCGGTTTCAAATTCCTCCGGACCAAGCAGCGGTTCCGTTACTTGCTCTGTCTGACATTCATCTGGCCCACTACATGCTCTGCTTAAATTCACCCGAGCAGCACATGCAGCTGTTCACCTGTGCAACTCCTTCCTCCCAGCCCTTGATCACCTCCTGCTTGCCAATCTTGAACTTGAAGGGCTTATTTCTGTCCCTGGAGGAATCAAACTTTTTTCCATTCTGCAGCATGCCTAGAAAAACAAGGAATCACAGAAAAATCTCGAGTTATATATTCTCGGATTTTAAACGGTCCCTTGGCCAGCTACAGTGTAGTACAGTAACAACATGTAAAGTGAGATATTTATGTTTGTGTGACTGTTtttttaatgaagattttttcCCTGTGAAAAGTgatagttatatatatataaagctgtaatattgtgtatatatatatatatatatatatatatatatatatatatatatatataatacacacacacacacagtatgtataatctacacacatacacatacatacaactCACAAGCTAAAATTATGGTAAAATGTGTGACTTTCACTAGCACGAGTTTTAATTAACAGGAAAGCTGTCCATGACTGCTCAAAGACCCCCATGTGGTGGTGTTTCCTGTCCCGTCAATTTTACACCGGATTTCACCCTGCTAGGTCACAAACTGCTCGCAGAACTGTTAGTAAGGGAAAGGATTTTGGATTTTGTAACCATCTGGCATCACAAAGATATTGCCTCCGGTTAACTATCTTCAggtaatatttttgtttccctcCCACGTCATTAAATTCCTGGTGAGTCTAATATTTCATTCAGTTCTGCTGTATGTACATGTTTCCTATCCGGGAGAGACAGAAGTGTCACGCTTATATGCTGCGGAAatttatgtttttctttttaatactcCAGTGTTTTGCTAGTCCTCCACCCCATACTGTAATCTGTCTCTGAAGACTTGCAGGCGCAAATTTGAGATGCAGGAAATATCCACAAACGCAGCCGCGCCAAGCGGGCCCTATTTTTACCCCCGCATACTGTAGCACTCCCATCCCAGCGTCCGGTGGCCACGGCGCTAAATCATCCCCCTGACCTCACAAGAAACTCGATCGGTTACGAACCCTGTTCACCCCCCTACTCCTCCATCTATACCAACATTTACAAACTCTTCTGCTCAATTCAGTTATTCGGAATAACTTGTGTAATTATAGAACTGGGACCAAAATTAGTCAAGAGATTCCGTCTGCGGGACTCGGCAGAAAATAGCCACTGGCAGGGAAATTACCGGTGCCGACAGTATCGGGAGAGCTGCGGATGGGGGGGGCGGACAGTGATCGGCGATATGGACGCGTGTAGCAGAGCCACGCAGTCTGGATCAGCATGAGAAAAGCAAACGGGTCTTTAGAGATACGGCTGCATACTGATATGGTAATGGCGGGGGGGGCTCTATCCCTGTAAAAACAGCACGGAGGGGAGGGCAACAGTATGAAAAATCACCCGTACagattttatttaaaacatgaTGGATACATCATTCACATGTGTGGTGGGTAAAGAACAGGATCTTAATGTGCAAAAATGCAAAGAGCAAGATGACATATTTTTAAATAGACTACGTAGAAAGCAACCCTGCAGTTACCtttcaaaacatttttacattttacctTAAATACAGACATACGTGCCTAGCAAGGGTAGGTTCAACAGCGATACAAGAGTCATGCACATTTAAGGCACAACTCAGctttggtttattttttaatcttTCAATAATGACTTGAAATTTCAGTAACTGTTTGGGCACGAAGAGTGAAAAGACCCACGAAGATCACTGCTGCCAGACAGAAATACTTCACCTCACCTGGAGTTACTTTAAGGGCTGTTATGGAAAAGGGAAGCAAGCGGAGCAAAAAGCAGAGTGAGCCTGGAGAGGAGCTGGGGATGGGGGCTCAGATGGGACATTAACACCAGCTAATAGGACGGGGGGGGGCTAATATAGGAGTGGCTGCACATTCCAGCTGCAGGATCACAGGGACAGTCCGGCCTCGGGTTTGACTCATCAGCCCCCTTCTTGCTGAAACACACGTCTGTCGCACTCACTTTCGGTTCACATTCACTTTTAGGGTGTTTTGCGGAAGCGGTTCCACGCCACTGTGGTCTAAAATCTCCTCCTTTCATCTTTCAGTTCACATCTTAGAGACCGAAATGcagggggggaaaaaagaagcAACTGAACTGTTTGGTTTTTTTCTTGCATCTGAAGCGCTGACATGATCACTGCATGCGAGGAAAAGGGCGCGAAGAAGCACCGTGCTCTCAAAGAAAAGCCTTCTGCTTTAATTAGGCCtttcagatgagctcatggTTATTTTCATCACGAGGTCAAGGCCGAATGAGAGAATGGGGTCGAGTCCACGTTCCAACCTTCACAGCATGCATGTGAAagcatatatactgtacattctACATTAACACACTGCGCATAAGACGACCGAGTCTGATGGCGATTCTCCAGAAAAACCCATTCGGAAAGCTGTAGAAAAAATGTGCATGTCTGGACAACGTTTGCATCCAAATTAATAGTTATATAATTACCGTCGTACCGCGATGCTGCCATTTTTCACACTGAGAGAAAAATCTTTAagtataaacaaacaaaataatcaaTACCTCTGAGACATTTCAGTCAAAGCCACCAGTAAAGTTGACAAAGATATTCATTCGTCCAGGTTTTCCGTCCCTGGGCTCACAACCGAAGTGATCCCACCCAGGACAAAAAAACGAGGGAAATGAGCGTGATGAGCTGCCAGTCCCTGAGAAGCATCGACATCTTCATCTGTAAACTGAGGGGAGGCGTGTCTGACTTCCTCTGACCCGTGGCTCGGTGCCGAGCTCATAAATTCACACAAACTCTGAACAAACACGGCGACACACACGGCTCAGCAGgggaacaaacaaaacaaacttaTACGGTCACACATGCAGGCCTCTAGACCAGCGATCAGAGCACCCAGGTCACTTACAAGAAATTAACATCACAGCGAAGTTAGGGACAATATACCACTGCGATTGCAGTTGTTTAATGggatgttttaaaataaaaaaatgaagtaCATTATGTGCGACAGGGTGATGCTACACATTGCAATTTAATCAACCATATCTTATTTCAACCTTTTCACATTTTCATTACATGTCAATCTGTCCCCCTTTGGTTTTCTGCTGCTAATTCTTTTACGTGTTATTGACTGGACGGTGTAACTGAAATTTCCTATGTACAAAAGGCACGTAAAGAATTTAAGaacataaatataattttaaaatgacaaaGGCGAGTTCGTTGgatggagtttttttttgttacctaTGTAGTGCACCACGCATGTCTGGCCCTTCTTCGGGAATGTCCTTCCTGCGATGGAAACAGAAACACAACCACCGTTAGTCACGTGATTCGATGGCCGCCTTTGGCCCCCCGGAGCTGTGAGCTCCTGGGTACGGTGCTGATGATGTTCACACACGCGCTCTCAGCCACTGGCTCCAAGGAGGGCGTCGGCATGCACTTCCAGCCAGCGCTAAAGCGCCACTCTCCGCCGTCTGGAGGTTTAAACATCTAGGATTGTGTCCTGGCCTGAAACTCCCCACGAATCCCTCTGTTATGGCACCGTTCCTCTTACGGGTATTTTTAGCTGGTTCAGCAAAACTGCCACCTAAATATCTGTCCTAATTTGATCGGAGGCCtcgttttttccttttcttaccGTGAACTGTGCACAGCGCCATGCCATCCTTAATATTAACAGGAAGGGGCTCAAAAGTGTGGAAGCAGACAAGTCTCACATGCTTCACCTTGACATT from the Brienomyrus brachyistius isolate T26 chromosome 19, BBRACH_0.4, whole genome shotgun sequence genome contains:
- the fkbp1b gene encoding peptidyl-prolyl cis-trans isomerase FKBP1B; this translates as MGVEIETVAPGDGRTFPKKGQTCVVHYIGMLQNGKKFDSSRDRNKPFKFKIGKQEVIKGWEEGVAQMSLGQRAKITCTPDMAYGATGHPGVIPPNATLIFDVELLKLE